In Gemmata obscuriglobus, a single genomic region encodes these proteins:
- a CDS encoding 3-methyladenine DNA glycosylase → MAVVRPAGAEQNPSPPLPFRERGEGSGWRAARTAYLARVAPWAEDRTARMSRGQKHPVYDFLFEYYSFRPAHLLRWTPGFGAFLEGATRGDVAWDEFVERDGGLLLPAEAFPAHRLSYLQWATEYLNAVMTREPSFACFGLHEWAMVYRDPNVRHPYVPLRLSRAETDAAVDAQPLRCSHYDAFRFFTKEAAPLNRWELSRATTTEHDQPGCLHANMDLYKFAYKIIPFCPSDVVADAFDVARAARELDMRASPYDLRAYGFEPVPIETRAGRENYVEAQRALSLRAQPVRERLRDVYARLLAAQSNLPPSPLPEGRG, encoded by the coding sequence GTGGCAGTTGTACGGCCCGCAGGCGCGGAGCAGAACCCCTCCCCTCCTCTGCCGTTCAGGGAGCGGGGTGAAGGGAGCGGCTGGCGCGCCGCACGGACCGCTTACCTCGCGCGGGTGGCGCCGTGGGCCGAAGATCGCACCGCGCGCATGTCCCGCGGGCAAAAGCACCCGGTCTACGACTTCCTTTTCGAGTATTACTCGTTCCGCCCCGCGCATTTGCTCCGCTGGACGCCGGGGTTCGGCGCGTTCCTCGAAGGCGCGACCCGCGGGGACGTGGCCTGGGACGAGTTCGTCGAACGTGACGGCGGGCTGTTGCTGCCCGCGGAAGCGTTCCCGGCCCACCGGCTCTCGTACCTCCAGTGGGCCACAGAATACCTCAACGCGGTGATGACGCGCGAGCCATCGTTCGCGTGCTTCGGGCTGCACGAGTGGGCGATGGTCTACCGCGACCCGAACGTGCGGCACCCGTATGTTCCCCTGCGCCTGTCGCGTGCCGAAACCGACGCCGCCGTGGACGCGCAGCCGCTCCGGTGCTCGCACTACGACGCCTTCAGGTTCTTCACAAAGGAGGCGGCCCCACTCAACCGCTGGGAGCTGTCTCGGGCCACCACGACCGAGCACGACCAGCCGGGGTGCCTGCACGCGAACATGGACCTGTACAAGTTCGCGTACAAGATTATCCCGTTCTGCCCGTCGGACGTTGTCGCCGACGCATTTGATGTGGCGCGGGCGGCGCGCGAACTCGACATGCGGGCCAGCCCCTACGACCTCCGCGCCTACGGCTTCGAGCCGGTCCCGATCGAGACCCGCGCCGGCCGCGAGAACTACGTCGAAGCCCAGCGGGCGCTCTCGCTCCGCGCGCAGCCGGTGCGTGAGCGATTACGCGACGTGTACGCGCGGCTGCTGGCGGCCCAAAGCAACCTCCCCCCCAGCCCCCTCCCTGAAGGGAGGGGGTGA
- a CDS encoding BRCT domain-containing protein, with protein MAATLTLDDVRKAWDARDPRLITLIEQLCNEPVPPPETPVRDGALTFDKFLAHLRDWRYKQKSKEEQAHYRVETLKALEAPDAEVPLADKLKVHEVIWALWESNDPLARDYLLRIVARVPLVYGPWKALKKIFKESEAKNDTEVYGAVAARLDMAHAGAAHGKQVSGATVAYLVRRAWRYLRRVGLHLPATYPDVACEFLVNYTDDVRLNGTWVFNHILFHDSKKYGRSNFRFGYRDKTADPTNLKHRAYGDTWKRSHRPLFSLLERAKSDAVRDFATTALKTDFRQVLRDTEPAWVVRLVAVPSRAIHDFIVWLLQNVPQFEQSAFRALGLHDAVLRLFESPSADARKYAANYARTHARDLPLGELIRLANNDNDDVRKLATDLLGEKDPRTGVGLDAWGQLLETPHGHKFAADSITKHFGANELTPEWFQGRLLSRSDDAFEFAKKLLPKTHDPKVLGAPFFIQLLRKADPDGNSEIADRVAEYATEQLGKFDLNAVPQDQLHWLALLPASSGGVDDWLERGKLKPQTIGTDFLKALAFAPDWDAAPWLAAFKAANGQWAKELSFDEGRAQRVLRWFADVRKFANPELGLDWLLRVAARSEPMYHDFASDRLIRTFVPAEFAPHDAPPATGAAPVGTTAAAGGPVDLGKASFCFTGTLANITAKDAEARVKGANGTVAANVSPKLHYLVVGDSGSPFLGQGQKGAKYIKAEELNANGANISIISETMFLQMLSGQQVTASGDAVARGCERLWQLVVAPGPADAPVGKFAREYLRKHHPNIAQKLTDKPVDPGAEVPASFLTLERVLPLFSESRKPLREFALELAGWEFARWNPGVDHLVALADIPFMDVRRFVAKSLLAEDTPQTRPFRLDPAKLEPSAVYRFCESNDEETRALGMELINRLPKLRVPEELFRLSESPDRKVRAFVIRALWTVYRDRGLTPDWKPPLPPKPTVGAKAKKDAEKAAANRGEGVPHRPETWPAEKPTLSAFLRRILFELPPGRPEKSRDAVEDTDPNDPNAQKPDKVVSVKPLPARRAKLDLIEVMRDLGLEDKAFGGGILPLLDEFMLSRGVSERAACLVAVTRIRHKYPEFKKGSE; from the coding sequence ATGGCGGCCACTCTCACGCTGGACGATGTGCGCAAGGCCTGGGACGCGCGCGACCCGCGGCTCATCACGCTCATCGAGCAGCTCTGCAACGAGCCCGTTCCGCCGCCCGAAACCCCGGTCCGCGACGGCGCCCTCACGTTCGACAAGTTCCTCGCACACCTCCGCGACTGGCGCTACAAGCAGAAATCGAAAGAGGAGCAGGCGCACTACCGCGTCGAAACTCTCAAGGCGCTCGAAGCGCCCGACGCCGAAGTGCCCCTCGCGGACAAGCTCAAGGTCCACGAGGTGATCTGGGCGTTGTGGGAGTCGAACGACCCGCTGGCGCGCGACTACCTGCTGCGGATCGTCGCGCGGGTGCCGCTCGTGTACGGCCCGTGGAAGGCGCTGAAGAAAATCTTCAAGGAGTCCGAAGCGAAGAACGACACCGAGGTGTACGGGGCGGTCGCCGCCCGCCTCGACATGGCCCACGCCGGCGCCGCTCACGGCAAGCAGGTGAGCGGCGCCACCGTCGCGTACCTCGTGCGCCGGGCGTGGCGGTACCTGCGCCGCGTGGGGCTGCACCTCCCCGCCACCTACCCGGACGTTGCGTGCGAGTTCCTCGTGAACTACACCGACGACGTCCGGCTCAACGGCACCTGGGTGTTCAACCACATCCTGTTCCACGACTCGAAGAAGTACGGGCGGTCGAACTTCCGGTTCGGCTACCGCGACAAGACCGCCGACCCCACCAACCTCAAGCACCGGGCCTACGGCGACACGTGGAAGCGGTCGCACCGGCCGCTGTTCTCGCTCCTCGAGCGCGCGAAGTCGGACGCGGTGCGCGACTTCGCCACCACCGCCCTAAAGACGGACTTCCGGCAGGTCCTGCGCGACACGGAGCCCGCGTGGGTGGTGCGCCTGGTCGCCGTGCCGAGCCGCGCGATTCACGACTTCATCGTGTGGCTGCTCCAGAACGTGCCCCAGTTCGAGCAGTCGGCGTTCCGCGCGCTCGGGCTGCACGACGCCGTGCTGCGGCTGTTCGAGTCCCCTTCCGCGGACGCGCGGAAGTACGCGGCGAACTACGCCCGCACCCACGCCCGCGATCTGCCGCTGGGCGAGCTGATCCGCCTCGCGAACAACGACAACGACGACGTGCGCAAACTCGCGACGGACCTCCTCGGCGAGAAGGACCCGCGCACGGGCGTCGGCCTGGACGCCTGGGGCCAGCTCCTCGAAACGCCGCACGGACACAAGTTCGCCGCCGACTCGATCACCAAGCACTTCGGCGCGAACGAGCTCACCCCCGAGTGGTTCCAGGGGCGGCTGCTGTCGCGCAGCGACGACGCCTTCGAGTTCGCGAAGAAGCTGCTGCCCAAGACGCACGACCCGAAAGTGCTGGGCGCACCGTTCTTCATTCAACTGCTCCGCAAGGCCGACCCCGACGGCAACTCCGAAATCGCGGACCGCGTCGCGGAGTACGCGACCGAGCAACTGGGCAAGTTCGACCTGAACGCCGTGCCGCAGGACCAGTTGCACTGGCTCGCGCTGTTGCCGGCGTCGTCGGGCGGGGTGGACGACTGGCTCGAGCGCGGCAAGCTGAAGCCGCAAACGATCGGGACCGACTTCCTCAAGGCCCTCGCCTTCGCTCCCGACTGGGACGCGGCGCCGTGGCTCGCGGCGTTCAAGGCCGCCAACGGCCAGTGGGCGAAAGAGCTGAGCTTCGACGAAGGACGGGCGCAGCGCGTGCTCCGCTGGTTCGCGGACGTGCGCAAGTTCGCCAACCCCGAGTTGGGGCTCGACTGGCTGCTGCGCGTGGCGGCCCGCAGCGAGCCGATGTATCACGACTTCGCCAGCGACCGGCTGATCCGCACGTTCGTGCCCGCAGAGTTCGCGCCGCATGACGCCCCCCCGGCGACGGGCGCCGCCCCGGTCGGAACGACGGCCGCCGCGGGCGGCCCGGTCGATCTCGGGAAGGCGAGTTTCTGCTTCACGGGCACCCTCGCGAACATCACCGCCAAGGACGCCGAAGCCCGCGTGAAGGGCGCGAACGGTACCGTCGCGGCGAACGTCTCGCCCAAGCTTCATTACCTGGTGGTCGGGGACTCCGGCTCGCCCTTCCTGGGGCAGGGTCAGAAGGGCGCAAAGTACATCAAGGCCGAGGAGCTGAACGCGAACGGGGCCAACATCAGCATCATCTCGGAGACGATGTTCCTCCAGATGCTGAGCGGGCAGCAAGTGACGGCGTCCGGCGACGCGGTCGCGCGCGGCTGCGAGCGGCTCTGGCAGTTGGTGGTCGCCCCCGGCCCCGCCGACGCCCCGGTCGGGAAGTTCGCCCGCGAGTACCTGCGGAAGCACCACCCGAACATCGCGCAGAAGCTCACCGACAAGCCCGTCGATCCGGGCGCCGAAGTTCCGGCGTCGTTCCTCACGCTCGAGCGCGTGCTCCCGCTGTTCAGCGAGAGCCGCAAGCCGCTCCGCGAGTTCGCGCTGGAGCTGGCGGGCTGGGAGTTCGCGCGCTGGAACCCGGGCGTCGATCACCTCGTCGCGCTGGCCGACATCCCGTTCATGGACGTGCGGCGGTTCGTCGCGAAGTCGCTTCTGGCCGAGGACACACCGCAGACCCGCCCCTTCCGCCTCGACCCGGCGAAGCTGGAACCGAGCGCCGTGTACCGGTTCTGCGAATCGAACGACGAGGAAACGCGCGCGCTCGGCATGGAGCTGATTAACCGCTTGCCCAAACTGCGCGTGCCCGAAGAACTGTTCCGCCTGTCGGAGAGCCCCGACCGGAAGGTGCGGGCGTTCGTCATCCGGGCGCTCTGGACCGTGTACCGCGACCGCGGGCTGACGCCCGACTGGAAGCCGCCGCTGCCGCCCAAACCCACCGTGGGCGCGAAGGCGAAGAAGGACGCCGAGAAGGCCGCGGCGAACCGCGGCGAGGGCGTCCCCCACAGGCCCGAAACGTGGCCCGCGGAGAAGCCCACGCTGAGCGCGTTCCTGCGCCGCATCCTGTTCGAGCTCCCGCCCGGCCGCCCCGAAAAGTCGCGGGACGCAGTAGAGGACACGGACCCTAACGACCCGAACGCGCAGAAGCCCGACAAGGTGGTGAGCGTGAAGCCGCTGCCGGCGCGGCGCGCGAAGCTCGACCTGATCGAGGTGATGCGCGACCTGGGGCTGGAAGACAAGGCGTTCGGCGGCGGCATCCTGCCGCTGCTCGACGAGTTCATGCTGTCCCGCGGGGTGAGCGAGCGCGCCGCGTGCCTCGTCGCGGTGACCCGCATCCGGCACAAGTACCCCGAATTCAAGAAAGGTTCGGAATGA
- a CDS encoding HEAT repeat domain-containing protein, producing the protein MASAKWNPLRDRFRTLLSVLRAFAKAKEQITEDRYDEAHSALDDLVYQYPDEIFSELNDELEAVGEAEPGEVDATGPVTPVALGAGFATVFADYLKQVERLTESVEKLLEQDEGSEDDESEDDEDADQSSISNTAGTSGPDEPGSGSAAQGESSPGKSQMYRGDIRAVSGVGDSLAFVTVHPEGLPTALYWLDPDRLTLKTDPLPCGGTALAVDGNTVYVGGTDRKLYEGGKKAPKPLAGPFANDIVAIVPVGKKRIAVLNGKQIDIISDKDGAAKQTLELPDAGTCLSVDKTGLWLVAGTTKGVVAVFDGEGGDEFAPSESAKLHDGAVTVVQFEPEELRFFSAGADNKLLTTFARGSLEPEDKGRANTHEDVLTGLVYVPGDRFVTGSRDATLKNWPRPGAVKPSTLKDVVGRVVALAAVTVYNQPHVAVACDDNSIRLIKLDKDGKFPEDDALTAKVTGAADWVRNELADRYDAKRREKAVKVLAEWKDSASIDALGEQLNRDPDHKVREHIAKLLGESDSPRVVKILERAVGHNDKAVRLEAFKSLHARAPQDLGPIDLALKTGQVDVGVEAVKALEPLAKADDQALTRLVETLDASAWDVRKAGLAALETVYDATAPTADLTALGAKFGDLREFALRRTFDRGLLQDAAVQSAVRRRLEDDDGSVRKTAFLLSVLSKPDLAAVLRAGDPELHRQLNEIEKPEKEKGDKSDKMAPAVPPGAKETLTPADYDTLLQATASRALDTCLRGARGLAVLGDPRAFGLLLQLSREEDINARVEVCRALAALDDPRAVNRLRSLLFDREASVRDAAYTALAKIFDQAPLSVAESGLTAADEDVRRRGLETLIQTVKKKKPQAAGEPGWDLLLRALNDSARGVRGEAFKAALNLKIGGGGADTLRFSLQSIHPDVRREALTEVTAQDKEEWAAPLLHEFFNDADPALRKEAFEFATKKNKDIAVLETALRSRFSDARKLAVEGLIKKHSKAAQQVLLQAVSDADQGVRLSAVTALVDDDAKALLKLATQNERADVRVRAAAALARHGDPAALPVLRALATAAEPEHKERGPDWLIVVVLALSGLAEFGAPDAQADAVALLDSPHPPIRKAAATALAWCSRAGTAGPLRAAMSHTDPHVKYRAALGLAYLGDATVVPLIRSPEGSGVVTPAEQFTATVALGAAAGVQGTVFLDSPDEKLRDRSLLATLLLELRDTDGQPEKCVECLSARGARFRLTGARALEVFADPVAFRAFVIAEVNDRGEDTPWKVAPEVVDDLANLLAFAEPQLKAKTALLLGLFDNKEQAEWNAAWAVHAARFAPEIKAAREAATKAGVPVPSKLTPEQLRELAFGGYVGLVREQGASGGGQPVGKVRQTALARIFAIASKDAAYGRAAQPVLAQAMGDPNQPVRTQAFEHLQALGMDKAQLGAEALEAGYTDLGVKGLELLTDGTSAKKGEAVLERVMLARSDDLAIEAAKLLRDRQGKIPTAKKALDAVHEPMRLQAVEWLSAQYEDSEDAKTFLRAALESRYRKARETAAFELAGKKDASAYDALARFLRDASDAARQRAIINALVTLGDKRAAGAFLDRIENDPGGTADADALIGAAAGFRVPATADRLFLMLDKRKDRRDALRSAILTVSGHDQWVGDSDDQNPQDRSAWMKDQHPRHDAILARLLEWTLNDGDADTITNTLLEPVRWSLGKDVDAVFPTLCASPNADLRDAAVEAYGWRFRKRGAAPEPLLKALKHKNPVTQFLAAEGLARGGRGEGMQVLLSGIEYLEDHGHRNRAVQALGELGDPRSVDKLLALATEDGNPLQQAATEAVGHLKKSPQADAVFRLLEKHAKAQNDLAQRALVGLRYFDTPSGWDIVRAKVNAKGYGWWLSRVRATAAEQLGYNDDPATRDLLLKTLRTVTDYQLTPEAYKAARRLWGRDSLEPNYNLLQNPNAGSFINTGEDGGALEPVLKKGDPLRIMAVFPNCGPQIQMQLESALLTRPDLPVREAIDALTHADEGTVRLATRLLGRAPNADAKDAIGAALAKWWQVWQDRRANPGAAVSSSDDDDDYYDNDDDNYGRSGNQPKSGSLSNAGEVVESLLFTAGRVGVPAEAIANVARSRADDPLARGIRLEAVRCLALGTVSPAVLDTLDALAVGPDADVRVLAAEMLARFDAGRAAKLAAQMLSDRPAFNRLVVAKAVHGANVVSAAASAHLQPVALPVFVAEKDVATLAAVAKDRKAPEAARFGAVEGLGVMATEPAEQVLVEIGTAKDDEKELRKAAWRALRRSKRARARGAVNTLATLPKAPKKAKPGRPDVKGEGGG; encoded by the coding sequence GTGGCGTCCGCGAAATGGAACCCGCTCCGCGACCGCTTCCGCACACTCCTCTCGGTGCTCCGCGCCTTCGCGAAAGCGAAAGAGCAGATCACCGAGGACCGCTACGACGAGGCACACTCGGCGCTCGACGACCTCGTTTACCAGTACCCCGACGAGATCTTCAGCGAGCTGAACGACGAACTGGAAGCCGTCGGCGAAGCCGAACCCGGTGAGGTGGACGCGACCGGCCCGGTGACGCCGGTCGCGCTGGGCGCCGGTTTCGCCACCGTCTTCGCCGATTACCTCAAACAGGTCGAGCGCCTGACCGAATCGGTTGAGAAGCTGCTCGAACAAGACGAAGGGAGTGAAGACGACGAAAGCGAAGATGACGAAGACGCGGACCAAAGCAGCATCAGCAACACCGCAGGCACCAGCGGCCCCGACGAGCCCGGGAGCGGCTCGGCCGCACAGGGGGAGTCCAGCCCCGGCAAGTCGCAGATGTACCGCGGCGACATCCGGGCGGTGTCCGGCGTCGGCGATTCGCTGGCCTTCGTCACCGTTCACCCGGAGGGCTTACCCACCGCGCTGTACTGGCTAGACCCGGACCGCCTCACCCTGAAGACCGATCCGCTCCCGTGCGGCGGCACCGCGCTCGCGGTTGACGGGAACACCGTCTACGTGGGCGGGACCGATCGCAAGCTGTACGAGGGCGGCAAAAAGGCACCGAAACCGCTCGCCGGGCCGTTCGCCAACGACATCGTCGCGATCGTCCCCGTGGGCAAAAAGCGCATCGCGGTGCTGAACGGCAAGCAGATCGACATCATCTCCGACAAGGACGGGGCCGCGAAGCAGACGCTCGAACTGCCCGACGCCGGGACGTGCCTCAGCGTCGATAAGACGGGGCTCTGGCTAGTGGCCGGGACGACGAAGGGCGTCGTCGCGGTGTTCGACGGCGAGGGCGGCGACGAGTTCGCGCCCTCCGAAAGCGCGAAGCTCCACGACGGCGCGGTCACGGTGGTTCAGTTCGAGCCCGAGGAGCTGCGGTTCTTCTCCGCGGGGGCGGACAACAAGCTCCTCACCACCTTCGCCCGTGGCAGCCTGGAACCGGAAGACAAGGGCCGCGCGAACACGCACGAGGACGTGCTGACCGGGCTCGTGTACGTACCGGGCGACCGGTTCGTAACCGGCAGCCGCGACGCAACCCTCAAGAACTGGCCGCGCCCCGGCGCGGTCAAGCCCAGCACGCTGAAAGATGTCGTCGGGCGGGTCGTGGCGCTCGCGGCGGTAACGGTGTACAACCAGCCGCACGTGGCGGTCGCGTGCGACGACAACAGCATCCGACTCATCAAGCTCGATAAAGACGGCAAGTTCCCGGAGGACGACGCCCTCACCGCGAAGGTGACGGGCGCGGCGGACTGGGTGCGGAACGAACTGGCCGACCGCTACGACGCCAAGCGCCGCGAGAAGGCCGTGAAGGTGCTGGCGGAGTGGAAGGACTCGGCCAGCATCGACGCGCTCGGCGAGCAACTCAACCGCGACCCGGACCACAAGGTCCGCGAGCACATCGCCAAACTGCTCGGCGAGAGCGACAGCCCGCGCGTGGTGAAGATCCTGGAGCGCGCGGTCGGGCACAACGACAAGGCCGTCCGGCTCGAAGCGTTCAAGAGCCTGCACGCGCGCGCGCCGCAAGACCTCGGCCCGATCGACCTCGCGCTTAAGACGGGGCAGGTTGACGTCGGCGTTGAAGCCGTCAAGGCGCTGGAGCCGCTCGCGAAGGCCGACGATCAGGCGCTGACGCGCCTCGTCGAGACGCTCGACGCGTCCGCCTGGGACGTGCGGAAGGCCGGTCTGGCCGCACTCGAAACCGTGTACGACGCGACGGCCCCCACCGCGGACCTCACCGCGCTCGGGGCGAAGTTCGGCGACCTGCGTGAGTTCGCGCTGCGGCGGACGTTCGATCGCGGGCTGCTTCAGGACGCAGCCGTCCAGTCGGCCGTCCGCCGCCGGCTCGAAGACGACGACGGCAGCGTCCGCAAGACGGCGTTCCTGCTGTCGGTGCTGTCGAAGCCCGATCTCGCCGCGGTGCTACGCGCCGGCGACCCCGAGTTGCACCGCCAGCTCAACGAGATCGAAAAACCCGAGAAGGAAAAGGGCGACAAGAGCGACAAGATGGCGCCCGCGGTGCCACCGGGCGCGAAGGAAACGCTCACCCCCGCCGATTACGACACGCTGCTGCAGGCCACCGCGAGCCGTGCGCTCGACACGTGCCTGCGCGGGGCACGGGGGCTGGCGGTGCTGGGCGACCCGCGGGCGTTCGGGCTGCTCCTTCAACTGAGCCGCGAAGAGGACATCAACGCGCGGGTGGAGGTGTGCCGCGCGCTCGCCGCCCTCGACGACCCGCGCGCCGTCAACCGCCTCCGCTCGCTGCTGTTCGACCGCGAGGCGTCGGTGCGCGACGCCGCGTACACCGCACTGGCGAAGATCTTCGACCAGGCGCCGCTCTCCGTTGCGGAGTCGGGGCTGACGGCCGCCGACGAAGACGTGCGCCGCCGCGGGCTAGAAACGCTGATCCAGACGGTCAAGAAGAAGAAGCCGCAGGCGGCCGGCGAGCCGGGCTGGGACCTGCTGTTGCGGGCGCTCAACGACAGCGCCCGCGGCGTGCGCGGCGAGGCGTTCAAGGCGGCCCTGAACCTCAAGATCGGCGGCGGGGGAGCGGACACGCTCCGGTTCTCGCTCCAGTCGATCCACCCCGACGTGCGGCGCGAAGCGCTCACCGAAGTGACGGCGCAGGACAAGGAAGAGTGGGCTGCGCCGCTGCTGCACGAGTTCTTCAACGACGCCGACCCGGCGCTCCGCAAGGAGGCGTTCGAGTTCGCGACCAAGAAGAACAAGGACATTGCGGTCCTCGAAACGGCGCTCAGGTCGCGCTTCTCCGACGCGCGCAAGCTCGCCGTCGAGGGGCTCATCAAGAAGCACTCGAAGGCGGCGCAGCAGGTGCTGTTGCAGGCGGTCAGCGACGCCGACCAGGGCGTCCGCCTGTCGGCCGTAACCGCGCTTGTGGACGACGACGCCAAGGCACTGCTCAAGCTGGCGACGCAGAACGAGCGGGCCGACGTGCGGGTGCGCGCCGCGGCGGCCCTCGCGAGGCACGGCGACCCGGCGGCCCTGCCCGTGCTGCGGGCGCTCGCCACCGCCGCCGAACCGGAGCACAAAGAGCGCGGCCCCGACTGGCTCATCGTGGTCGTGCTGGCCCTCAGCGGGCTGGCCGAGTTCGGCGCCCCGGACGCTCAGGCGGACGCGGTGGCGCTGCTCGACAGCCCGCACCCGCCCATTCGGAAGGCCGCGGCGACGGCGCTCGCGTGGTGCTCGCGGGCGGGAACGGCGGGTCCGCTCCGCGCGGCGATGTCCCACACCGACCCGCACGTGAAGTACCGGGCGGCGCTCGGTCTGGCGTACCTGGGCGACGCGACCGTCGTCCCCCTCATCCGCTCCCCCGAAGGGAGCGGCGTGGTCACGCCCGCGGAGCAGTTCACCGCGACCGTGGCGCTGGGCGCGGCGGCCGGGGTGCAGGGGACCGTGTTCCTCGACAGCCCGGACGAGAAGCTCCGCGACCGCTCGCTGCTCGCCACGCTCCTGCTCGAACTCCGGGACACCGACGGGCAGCCCGAAAAGTGCGTCGAGTGCCTCTCGGCACGGGGCGCCCGGTTCCGGCTCACCGGCGCCCGGGCGCTGGAGGTGTTCGCCGACCCGGTCGCGTTCCGCGCGTTCGTGATCGCAGAGGTGAACGACCGCGGCGAGGACACCCCCTGGAAGGTGGCCCCGGAGGTGGTGGACGATCTGGCGAACCTGCTGGCGTTCGCGGAACCGCAGTTGAAGGCGAAAACGGCCCTCTTGCTCGGGCTGTTCGACAACAAGGAACAGGCCGAGTGGAACGCGGCGTGGGCCGTCCACGCCGCCCGGTTCGCGCCCGAGATCAAGGCCGCGCGTGAGGCCGCAACAAAGGCCGGCGTGCCGGTGCCGTCGAAGCTGACGCCGGAGCAGCTCCGTGAACTGGCGTTCGGCGGGTACGTGGGCCTTGTCCGCGAGCAGGGTGCGAGCGGCGGCGGTCAGCCGGTCGGGAAAGTCCGCCAGACGGCGCTGGCCCGCATCTTCGCCATCGCGTCGAAAGACGCCGCGTACGGCCGGGCCGCGCAGCCGGTTCTGGCCCAGGCGATGGGCGACCCCAACCAGCCTGTTCGCACCCAGGCGTTCGAGCACCTCCAGGCCCTCGGGATGGACAAGGCGCAGCTCGGCGCCGAGGCGCTCGAAGCGGGGTACACGGATCTGGGCGTCAAGGGGCTGGAACTCCTCACCGACGGCACCAGTGCAAAGAAGGGCGAAGCGGTTCTTGAGCGGGTGATGCTGGCCCGGTCCGACGACCTCGCGATCGAGGCCGCGAAGCTATTGCGCGACCGCCAGGGGAAGATCCCCACCGCGAAGAAGGCGCTCGACGCGGTGCACGAGCCGATGCGGCTGCAAGCGGTCGAATGGCTCTCCGCGCAGTACGAGGATTCGGAGGACGCGAAGACGTTCCTCCGCGCGGCGCTCGAGTCGCGCTACCGCAAGGCGCGCGAAACGGCCGCGTTCGAGCTGGCCGGCAAGAAGGACGCTTCGGCTTACGACGCCCTCGCGCGGTTCTTGAGGGACGCGAGCGACGCCGCCCGCCAGCGCGCCATCATCAACGCGCTGGTCACGCTCGGCGACAAGCGCGCCGCCGGCGCGTTCCTGGACCGCATCGAGAACGACCCGGGTGGCACCGCGGACGCCGACGCCCTCATCGGCGCCGCGGCGGGCTTCCGCGTGCCGGCCACCGCGGACCGGCTGTTCCTGATGCTCGACAAGCGTAAGGACCGGCGCGACGCCCTTCGCTCCGCGATCCTCACCGTCAGCGGCCACGACCAGTGGGTCGGCGATTCGGACGACCAGAACCCGCAGGACCGCTCGGCGTGGATGAAGGACCAGCACCCGCGCCACGACGCGATCCTGGCCCGGCTCCTCGAATGGACGCTCAACGACGGCGACGCCGACACCATCACGAACACGCTGCTGGAGCCGGTCCGGTGGTCGCTGGGCAAGGACGTGGACGCGGTCTTCCCGACGCTGTGCGCGAGCCCCAACGCGGACCTGCGCGACGCCGCGGTTGAGGCCTACGGGTGGCGGTTCCGCAAGCGCGGCGCGGCGCCGGAGCCGCTGCTCAAGGCGCTGAAGCACAAGAACCCGGTCACGCAGTTCCTGGCCGCCGAGGGGCTCGCCCGGGGCGGGCGCGGCGAGGGGATGCAGGTGCTCCTCTCCGGGATCGAGTACCTCGAAGACCACGGCCACCGCAACCGGGCCGTTCAGGCGCTGGGCGAACTCGGCGACCCGCGCAGCGTCGACAAGCTGCTCGCGCTCGCCACCGAGGACGGGAACCCGCTCCAGCAGGCCGCGACCGAGGCCGTCGGGCACCTGAAAAAGTCGCCGCAGGCGGACGCGGTGTTCCGGCTCCTCGAAAAGCACGCGAAGGCCCAGAACGACCTCGCGCAACGCGCGCTCGTCGGGCTCCGCTACTTCGACACGCCGAGCGGCTGGGACATCGTTCGCGCGAAAGTGAACGCCAAGGGGTACGGGTGGTGGCTCTCGCGGGTCCGCGCCACGGCGGCGGAGCAACTGGGCTATAACGACGACCCGGCGACCCGCGACCTGCTGCTGAAGACGCTCCGCACGGTCACGGACTACCAACTGACCCCGGAAGCGTACAAGGCGGCGCGCCGGCTGTGGGGCCGGGACTCGCTGGAGCCGAACTACAACCTGCTCCAGAACCCGAACGCCGGGAGCTTCATCAACACCGGCGAGGACGGCGGCGCGCTCGAGCCGGTGCTCAAAAAGGGCGACCCGCTCCGCATCATGGCGGTGTTCCCGAACTGCGGGCCGCAGATCCAGATGCAACTGGAATCGGCGCTGCTCACCCGGCCGGACCTGCCGGTGCGCGAAGCGATCGACGCGCTGACCCATGCGGACGAGGGGACCGTCCGGCTTGCGACGCGACTGCTCGGCCGCGCACCGAACGCGGACGCGAAGGACGCGATCGGCGCCGCCCTCGCGAAGTGGTGGCAGGTGTGGCAGGACCGCCGCGCGAACCCCGGTGCGGCAGTGTCGTCGAGCGATGACGACGACGATTATTACGACAACGATGACGATAATTACGGCCGCTCCGGCAACCAGCCAAAGAGCGGATCGCTTTCCAACGCCGGCGAAGTAGTGGAGAGCCTGCTGTTCACAGCGGGGCGCGTGGGGGTGCCCGCGGAGGCGATCGCCAACGTCGCGCGGTCGCGTGCCGACGACCCGCTCGCCCGCGGCATCCGGCTCGAAGCGGTGCGGTGCCTCGCGCTCGGCACGGTGTCCCCGGCGGTGCTCGACACGCTCGACGCACTGGCGGTCGGGCCTGACGCGGACGTGCGCGTGCTCGCCGCGGAGATGCTGGCCCGGTTCGACGCCGGCCGTGCGGCGAAGCTCGCCGCGCAGATGCTCTCCGACCGCCCCGCCTTCAACCGGTTGGTTGTCGCCAAGGCCGTTCACGGGGCGAACGTGGTGAGCGCCGCCGCCAGCGCGCACCTCCAGCCCGTCGCGCTGCCGGTGTTCGTAGCCGAGAAGGACGTGGCCACGCTCGCGGCGGTCGCGAAGGACCGCAAGGCGCCCGAGGCCGCCCGCTTCGGGGCGGTGGAAGGACTCGGGGTAATGGCCACCGAGCCCGCGGAACAGGTGCTGGTCGAGATCGGCACCGCCAAGGACGACGAGAAGGAGTTGCGAAAGGCCGCGTGGCGGGCGCTGCGGCGGTCGAAGCGGGCACGGGCGCGTGGCGCGGTCAACACGCTCGCCACGCTGCCGAAGGCGCCGAAGAAGGCGAAGCCCGGAAGGCCCGACGTAAAGGGTGAGGGCGGGGGGTAG